The Anomaloglossus baeobatrachus isolate aAnoBae1 chromosome 4, aAnoBae1.hap1, whole genome shotgun sequence genome contains the following window.
TGGCCAAAGTGCATCTTCCCATCTATTTGTTTCAATTACAATGGAGTGAGAATGGGAATATGGTTGCAATATCTCAACTTGTGGACAAGTGCAGCATAGGAGCTTTGTCGCTCTAAGCCTGAACAACTGATTTTTGCCAAGCGATTAATATTTCCTATAACTTACTGCTGGAGCGTGAAGCTAGACCCTACATGTTGTAACAACTAAATCTCTCTAATGTAGGTGGTTGGTGACCCAATAGTCTATGAGAGCACAATTGAAGCTGTAAGAAATGCTATCTCCTGGCGAGGATCCACAATCACAAGAGACAGCACAATGCGGTAAGATGGGTCACACTTGTAAGACTAGACTTAATGGTTTCTGTGCTGACTTATAACAATGTCGGATTTCCAGGGTGACTGTACGATGCAGCTATTTCCAAACAGATGTTATTCCTGTGCAAGTTGGGGTATCCACTTTGCCACCACCACTTCCCATTACTACATCTGGACCCCTATTCATGGAGATGAGGATTGCACAAGGTGATGTCATGATGAATCATATCATATATATTGCAAAAAAAGTAATTGGATAAACCTAGCTCCTTACAATCTCTGGTATCTTATTTCTCAGATGTGTCCTACTCGGCCTATTTTTCTGAGGAGCAGTACCCAGTGGTTAAAGTACTCAGAGATCCAGTCTACTTGGAAGTCCGCATCTTGCAAAGAACTGATCCCAATCTTGTCCTAGTGTTAAATGACTGCTGGGCCACCAACTCGGTCGACTCCACACTCCTTCCTCAGTGGCCGATCCTGTTGAATAGGTAGGTGGCTTATCAATGACAAATGAGATGTCCACTATGGGTTTATGCATCTAACAAATGAACATGTGTATTTCCAGATGTCCCTTTGATGGTGACAACTACATTTCCCAGATTGTACCTGTTGGAGGTCCTACACAAAGTCTGCCTTACCCAAATCACTATAAGCGGTTTGTAGTGAAGACCTTTACATTTATGGACCAAAGGGCCCAAATTGCTCTTGAAGGATTGGTAAATATGCAAAAAAATACTCCACATTTCTGTGTACAACTGCTCATGCCTTGGTCATCAAGCTTTGTTTTCTCCACCACAGATCTACTTCCACTGTAGTGCGTCTGTTTGTGTCCCATCTGCCATGGAcaactgtgtgacttcatgtgcctcAAGAAGCAGTAAGTTCCCTTCGTCTAAGCAGAAGCTCTTTCCACTTTGTATAATGTGTCATATTCTAAAGTAAATGTACATACAAATGATGCTGAGACTTATTTTCTAGGACGTATGGCTGAAGGCGTTGAATCAGAACCTTTAGCAAATGTGGTGACCTCAGATGGCCCTGTTGAGTTCCTCCCAATTGGGAAGGAGGTGTTAAACCTGAAAGGTAATTGTACAATGTGTAGTTTGACCATAGAAATCTTATAAATAAATATAACTTTTCTTTTCTCTTCCAGGTCACACTTCCTCAGAATATTCTACATTGGATGTTGTCCGGGCAATCACTGCTGGAGGAGTAGTTGCATCAGTGTTTATTGTGTTAGTAGGTGTTTGGTTTCATTGTAGGACTCCAAGTAAGAAGCACGAACTAAATGCCTAAATAAAACATTATTTTTCAAAAAACTTGGTTACacgacttttttttctttttttttttttttttttcttaggagaAGGAAAGTGCTAGTTTCCAATTGTCTTCCGTAACTCAGTACACAACACGCAGTTGGCCAGGCTCAACTTGTGTATGGTAGGGCTCCCTAA
Protein-coding sequences here:
- the LOC142301201 gene encoding zona pellucida sperm-binding protein 4-like, yielding MGSRRTGLGIGLVFWMWWFLCSDAKNLWDSSSQLHCGVGSMELSFPVSIEDIAFSLTVLDFQGEPHVLSNNSACEFWISKKLNGTMLISAAYDGCYITEEDKEYVMTLILEEIVNGQVEQYKVEKRCPVIIVMDAPSPSECSAVSQADKLSCVKAPVSRELCEEVGCCFSNDFTVPCYYGKKLTTQCTSDNLMTVAVSKDLTKPSLNLSSVHVVGLDTSSCVQLSVVMSASFAVFQFPLSCVGITQVVGDPIVYESTIEAVRNAISWRGSTITRDSTMRVTVRCSYFQTDVIPVQVGVSTLPPPLPITTSGPLFMEMRIAQDVSYSAYFSEEQYPVVKVLRDPVYLEVRILQRTDPNLVLVLNDCWATNSVDSTLLPQWPILLNRCPFDGDNYISQIVPVGGPTQSLPYPNHYKRFVVKTFTFMDQRAQIALEGLIYFHCSASVCVPSAMDNCVTSCASRSRRMAEGVESEPLANVVTSDGPVEFLPIGKEVLNLKGHTSSEYSTLDVVRAITAGGVVASVFIVLVGVWFHCRTPSKKHELNA